A stretch of the Musa acuminata AAA Group cultivar baxijiao chromosome BXJ2-7, Cavendish_Baxijiao_AAA, whole genome shotgun sequence genome encodes the following:
- the LOC135616465 gene encoding metacaspase-5-like, which produces MATKRAVLVGCNYPGTKAELKGCINDVNRMRQSLVERFGFVEEDITVLIDTDRSYTQPTGANIRRAISDLVASAHPGDYLFFHYSGHGTRLPAETGEDDDTGYDECIVPCDMNLITDDDFREFVNKVPQGCRLTIVSDSCHSGGLIDKAKEQIGESTKSPDQVGSESGFGFRSFLKQTVHEAFESRGIHLPHEGHRRRHEDAHDAEREYRERGGQGYFKNRSLPLSTLIELLKQKTGKEDIDVGKIRPTLFEVFGEDASPKVKKFMKFILHKLHRHGEGGDGGEGGSLMSIVGGLAHEFLMQKLDDEEEEEEEEVRPEEVYASAGRKGREDNGILISGCQSDQTSADANPAGGQGGAYGALSNAIQTILREADGEVSNRKVVLRARKMLEKQGFTQRPGLYCSDDHVDAAFICEA; this is translated from the exons atggcgaCGAAGAGGGCAGTGCTGGTTGGCTGCAACTACCCGGGCACCAAGGCGGAACTCAAGGGTTGCATCAACGACGTGAACCGGATGCGCCAGTCCCTTGTGGAGCGGTTCGGCTTCGTGGAGGAGGACATCACCGTCCTCATCGACACCGACCGCTCCTACACCCAACCCACCGGCGCCAACATCCGCCGGGCCATCTCCGACCTCGTTGCCTCCGCCCATCCCGGCGACTACCTCTTCTTCCACTACAGCGGCCACGGCACCCGCCTCCCTGCCGAGACCGGCGAGGACGACGACACCGGCTACGACGAGTGCATCGTCCCCTGCGACATGAATCTCATCACCG ACGACGACTTCAGAGAGTTTGTGAACAAGGTGCCTCAGGGCTGCCGGCTCACCATCGTCTCTGATTCCTGCCACAGCGGCGGCCTCATCGACAAGGCCAAGGAACAGATCGGCGAGAGCACCAAGAGCCCCGACCAGGTTGGATCTGAGTCGGGCTTCGGCTTCCGATCCTTCCTGAAGCAGACCGTTCACGAGGCATTCGAGTCCCGGGGGATCCACCTGCCCCACGaaggccaccgccgccgccacgaAGACGCGCACGATGCCGAACGAGAGTACCGGGAACGAGGCGGCCAGGGCTACTTCAAGAACCGCTCCCTCCCGCTCTCCACCCTCATCGAGCTCCTGAAGCAGAAGACGGGGAAAGAGGACATCGACGTGGGGAAGATCCGGCCCACCCTGTTCGAGGTCTTCGGTGAGGACGCCAGCCCcaaggtgaagaagttcatgaaGTTCATCCTGCACAAGCTGCATCGGCACGGGGAGGGCGGCGACGGCGGAGAGGGCGGCAGCCTCATGAGCATCGTCGGCGGCCTGGCGCATGAGTTCCTGATGCAGAAGCTggatgacgaggaggaggaggaggaggaggaagtgagGCCGGAGGAGGTGTACGCGAGCGCGGGCAGGAAGGGCCGGGAAGACAATGGCATCCTCATCAGCGGCTGCCAGTCCGACCAGACGTCGGCGGACGCCAACCCGGCGGGTGGCCAGGGCGGAGCTTACGGCGCTCTCAGCAATGCGATCCAGACCATCCTCAGGGAAGCCGACGGCGAGGTCTCGAACCGGAAGGTGGTGCTCCGGGCTCGGAAGATGCTGGAGAAGCAAGGATTCACGCAGCGCCCGGGTCTCTACTGCAGTGATGACCATGTGGATGCTGCTTTCATATGCGAAGCATGA
- the LOC135616466 gene encoding uncharacterized protein LOC135616466, translating to MASSVARIPSADEWHDPGRLAAAVFGAARGRTSFTPANLKKVLVRQQQSKDVPSSSSSSSALTAAGDSVAGEEDGGSPATARRRQSQIHHRWAVQQAREMVTTIDRHAQQAEISTLTTTSQPVSVRAASLLREASPSASECSAGSAAVSSSGAGAGAGDLPPNVRASSLIQMWRELEAEAGLTPKHRTVCGGGTMENASAASFSADEPSGCNSDFSDESDAFVDWNSDMTTTANSSSSCSLNDNEKSRVGSIVKMLSSGHGARRFMATLNSENEPSGRENPVATNKTERLRSTGSSSVLSPRRLRGRGEMENLVARMEKERRRELAALAEHQHVSRFPYRGRLQSMLRLKSLRRQVEVHDQMQGPSTASELDRLHNGSTISYLRERFNHIGQHCGGRKRALESSSSAHVQFPMDAEDTVYKSSAQVQFPMDAEGSAHTYSSDNNQYQEIVIHPQIAPPETNSSYSRSDYLQEGSQSVDGSWDERNLWVTNLDWQRPSNGWHGEAVAEELESYPQQNMSNWISRPSDPWTGWGANRKPDAYHDLFQNFSDNVEIRELLERRRVSTSLASDFCNKMNQLILSFLHRQTQQSFHENSEETHVDYPFWQPSDEYCNAEQDASVSSSLVPLQYHTLHHPENWQHTSFTHQSSHNLLDMEAMRDLRSDMAQIHEEISELRALIESCMDWQGKLRQSIKHDIMDAIHQSGGIASVSQGSKAKPGGRGSCCICCEMQVDSLLYRCGHMCTCFKCACQLQWNSGLCPICRSPIVDVVRTTFPNY from the exons ATGGCCTCCTCGGTGGCCCGCATACCCTCCGCCGATGAGTGGCATGACCCCGGCCGCCTCGCCGCCGCCGTCTTCGGCGCGGCCCGCGGTCGTACCTCGTTCACCCCTGCCAACCTCAAGAAAGTCCTCGTTCGCCAGCAGCAGAGCAAGGatgttccttcctcctcttcttcttcctcagctTTGACTGCTGCCGGCGATTCTGTCGCCGGTGAGGAGGACGGTGGGTCGCCGGCGACCGCGCGCAGGCGGCAGTCGCAGATCCACCATCGGTGGGCGGTGCAGCAGGCGCGGGAGATGGTCACCACCATCGACCGGCACGCCCAACAGGCGGAGATCTCCACGTTGACCACCACCTCCCAGCCCGTCTCTGTCCGCGCCGCCTCGCTGCTCCGCGAGGCGTCCCCTTCGGCCTCGGAGTGCTCCGCTGGAAGCGCCGCCGTCTCTTCTTCCGGCGCTGGCGCAGGCGCCGGAGATCTGCCGCCCAACGTCCGAGCCTCCTCGCTGATACAGATGTGGCGCGAGCTCGAGGCAGAGGCGGGGCTCACCCCGAAGCACCGCACGGTGTGCGGCGGTGGCACCATGGAGAACGCCAGTGCTGCTTCGTTCTCGGCCGACGAACCTTCTGGTTGCAACTCCGACTTTTCCGATGAGTCAGACGCGTTCGTGGACTGGAATTCTGACATGACGACGACGGCgaattcttcttcttcatgttcattgAACGACAACGAGAAAAGCCGGGTGGGGAGCATCGTGAAGATGCTGAGCTCAGGCCATGGCGCGCGTAGGTTCATGGCGACGTTGAACAGCGAGAACGAGCCATCGGGGCGAGAGAATCCAGTGGCGACGAACAAGACGGAGAGGCTCCGCAGCACGGGGTCGTCCTCCGTTCTGAGTCCAAGGCGGCTGAGAGGGCGAGGAGAGATGGAGAACCTGGTCGCAAGGATGGAGAAGGAGCGGCGGAGGGAGCTCGCGGCATTGGCCGAGCATCAACACGTCTCACGATTCCCATATCGCGGCCGTCTCCAG TCGATGCTGAGGCTCAAATCTCTTCGACGACAAGTGGAAGTGCACGATCAAATGCAGGGCCCTTCGACAGCTTCGGAATTGGATCGATTGCACAATGGATCCACAATCTCTTATCTGAG GGAGAGATTTAACCACATAGGACAGCATTGTGGAGGCAGAAAGCGAGCTCTGGAGAGCTCGAGCAGTGCCCATGTCCAGTTCCCCATGGATGCTGAAGACACCGTCTACAAGAGCAGTGCACAAGTCCAGTTCCCCATGGATGCTGAAGGTTCAGCCCATACATATTCCAGCGACAACAATCAGTATCAGGAAATTGTGATTCATCCCCAAATCGCTCCACCTGAGACCAACTCATCATATTCCAGGAGTGATTACCTACAGGAAGGAAGCCAAAGTGTTGATGGTTCTTGGGACGAAAGGAACCTATGGGTGACCAACCTTGACTGGCAAAGACCATCAAATGGTTGGCACGGTGAGGCTGTTGCAGAGGAGCTTGAATCATACCCACAGCAAAACATGAGTAATTGGATCAGCAGGCCTTCCGATCCATGGACAGGATGGGGGGCGAACAGGAAACCTGATGCGTATCATGACTTGTTCCAGAATTTCTCTGATAATGTCGAGATCCGGGAGCTTCTTGAGAG AAGAAGAGTCTCAACTTCTCTTGCAAGCGATTTTTGCAATAAGATGAATCAACTGATCTTGTCGTTCTTACACCGACAAACACAGCAAAGTTTTCATGAGAATTCAGAAGAAACACATGTGGATTATCCGTTCTGGCAACCAAGTGACGAGTACTGTAATGCTGAGCAAGATGCATCCGTCTCATCATCGCTGGTACCTCTACAATATCACACCTTGCACCACCCAGAGAACTGGCAACATACTTCATTCACACACCAGTCTTCTCACAATCTGCTA GACATGGAAGCTATGCGTGACTTGCGGAGTGATATGGCTCAAATCCATGAAGAAATCAGCGAACTGCGGGCATTGATCGAGAGTTGCATGGACTGGCAGGGCAAACTTAGACAATCTATCAAGCATGACATAATGGATGCGATACATCAATCAG GTGGAATAGCAAGTGTTTCACAGGGTTCCAAAGCTAAACCAGGAGGGAGAGGAAGTTGCTGTATATGCTGTGAGATGCAAGTTGACTCTCTGCTTTACAG GTGTGGGCATATGTGCACCTGTTTCAAGTGTGCCTGCCAATTGCAGTGGAACAGTGGATTGTGTCCAATCTGTCGATCCCCAATTGTGGATGTCGTGCGGACCACCTTTCCTAATTACTAA
- the LOC135581720 gene encoding uncharacterized protein LOC135581720 isoform X2 — MKSPSMAASGVAMMPSPVFLWRFKVVLFLLWGISCCKIGWDSVMRMNADKRDLFLYEAFLYFNPLLLVTLMVWLWGVNLWIFSHSSVNYAKVFDLDHTHLTHREIWKCATWMTIIVPTSMAAYLYLYSHGEVSLAASQPVILYAAILMVLIFPFEIFYLPSRYYLLRTVWRIMLPLQAITFSDFFLADIMTSMSKVFSDLERSVCRMVNKQVATIAWFEADSVCGSHSVVIPVVLVFPYLCRFFQCLRQYKDTRERTCLFNALKYSTAIPVIFLSALKYHVFPDSWTKFYRPLWLISSVINSLYSFYWDVTRDWDLSVFTRIFKFKNPHICTNLLYGRKWVYYWVIGSNLIFRCTWTYKLSAHLRHNYLTVFTITALEIMRRFQWIFFRVENEWNKITSSKPSLELSGNEIPKEEDRLLGSATHNV; from the exons ATGAAGAGTCCAAGCATGGCAGCATCTGGTGTTGCAATGATGCCATCACCAGTTTTCTTGTGGAGATTTAAG GTTGTATTGTTTCTCTTGTGGGGCATCAGTTGTTGTAAG ATAGGCTGGGACTCTGTAATGCGAATGAATGCAGATAAACGAGATTTGTTTCTTTACGAGGCCTTTTTGTATTTTAATCCACTTCTTCTTGTG ACGTTGATGGTTTGGCTTTGGGGAGTGAATCTATGGATTTTTTCTCATTCATCTGTTAACTATGCAAAAGTATTTGATCTTGACCACACTCATCTCACACATCGGGAGATATGGAAG TGTGCAACCTGGATGACCATCATTGTTCCTACGAGTATGGCAgcttatctttatttgtattcACATGGCGAAGTATCACTAGCTGCATCACAACCA gttattctatatgcagccaTTCTAATGGTTCTCATATTCCCCTTTGAGATCTTTTACTTGCCATCCCGCTACTACTTGTTAAGGACTGTATGGCGTATAATGCTTCCATTACAG GCAATCACATTTTCTGATTTCTTCTTGGCGGATATCATGACATCAATGTCAAAG GTATTCTCCGATTTGGAGCGTTCAGTTTGTCGGATGGTTAACAAACAG GTTGCAACAATAGCTTGGTTTGAGGCTGATTCTGTATGTGGCAGTCACTCTGTTGTAATCCCTGTGGTCCTTGTCTTTCCCTATTTATGCCGTTTTTTCCAGTGCTTACGTCAATATAAGGATACCAGAGAAAGGACATGCCTTTTTAATG CTTTAAAATATTCAACTGCAATCCCTGTGATTTTTCTTTCGGCTCTCAAGTATCATGTCTTCCCAGACAGTTGGACCAAATTTTACCGCCCTCTTTGGCTTATTTCTAGTGTCATAAACTCATTATATTCATTTTATTGGGATGTGACTCGGGATTGGGATTTGAG TGTGTTCACTCGTATCTTCAAGTTTAAAAATCCACATATTTGCACAAACCTTCTTTATGGACGAAAATGG GTCTATTATTGGGTGATCGGAAGCAACTTAATTTTTCGATGCACATGGACCTACAAGCTCTCGGCACATCTTCGGCACAACTATTTGACCGTTTTTACGATAACAGCTTTGGAGATCATGCGGCGGTTCCAGTGGATTTTCTTTCGCGTTGAAAATGAATGGAACAAGATAACGTCAAGCAAGCCAAGTTTGGAACTCTCCGGCAACGAAATCCCAAAGGAGGAAGATAGGCTACTTGGATCTGCCACCCACAACGTGTAA
- the LOC135581720 gene encoding uncharacterized protein LOC135581720 isoform X1 produces the protein MFEVPLPSTKSPHLRRAGSRPIFTDQEVNEMKSPSMAASGVAMMPSPVFLWRFKVVLFLLWGISCCKIGWDSVMRMNADKRDLFLYEAFLYFNPLLLVTLMVWLWGVNLWIFSHSSVNYAKVFDLDHTHLTHREIWKCATWMTIIVPTSMAAYLYLYSHGEVSLAASQPVILYAAILMVLIFPFEIFYLPSRYYLLRTVWRIMLPLQAITFSDFFLADIMTSMSKVFSDLERSVCRMVNKQVATIAWFEADSVCGSHSVVIPVVLVFPYLCRFFQCLRQYKDTRERTCLFNALKYSTAIPVIFLSALKYHVFPDSWTKFYRPLWLISSVINSLYSFYWDVTRDWDLSVFTRIFKFKNPHICTNLLYGRKWVYYWVIGSNLIFRCTWTYKLSAHLRHNYLTVFTITALEIMRRFQWIFFRVENEWNKITSSKPSLELSGNEIPKEEDRLLGSATHNV, from the exons ATGTTTGAAGTTCCTTTGCCATCAACTAAAAGTCCTCATCTTCGTCGAGCTGGTAGCAGACCTATTTTCACTGATCAGG AGGTAAATGAGATGAAGAGTCCAAGCATGGCAGCATCTGGTGTTGCAATGATGCCATCACCAGTTTTCTTGTGGAGATTTAAG GTTGTATTGTTTCTCTTGTGGGGCATCAGTTGTTGTAAG ATAGGCTGGGACTCTGTAATGCGAATGAATGCAGATAAACGAGATTTGTTTCTTTACGAGGCCTTTTTGTATTTTAATCCACTTCTTCTTGTG ACGTTGATGGTTTGGCTTTGGGGAGTGAATCTATGGATTTTTTCTCATTCATCTGTTAACTATGCAAAAGTATTTGATCTTGACCACACTCATCTCACACATCGGGAGATATGGAAG TGTGCAACCTGGATGACCATCATTGTTCCTACGAGTATGGCAgcttatctttatttgtattcACATGGCGAAGTATCACTAGCTGCATCACAACCA gttattctatatgcagccaTTCTAATGGTTCTCATATTCCCCTTTGAGATCTTTTACTTGCCATCCCGCTACTACTTGTTAAGGACTGTATGGCGTATAATGCTTCCATTACAG GCAATCACATTTTCTGATTTCTTCTTGGCGGATATCATGACATCAATGTCAAAG GTATTCTCCGATTTGGAGCGTTCAGTTTGTCGGATGGTTAACAAACAG GTTGCAACAATAGCTTGGTTTGAGGCTGATTCTGTATGTGGCAGTCACTCTGTTGTAATCCCTGTGGTCCTTGTCTTTCCCTATTTATGCCGTTTTTTCCAGTGCTTACGTCAATATAAGGATACCAGAGAAAGGACATGCCTTTTTAATG CTTTAAAATATTCAACTGCAATCCCTGTGATTTTTCTTTCGGCTCTCAAGTATCATGTCTTCCCAGACAGTTGGACCAAATTTTACCGCCCTCTTTGGCTTATTTCTAGTGTCATAAACTCATTATATTCATTTTATTGGGATGTGACTCGGGATTGGGATTTGAG TGTGTTCACTCGTATCTTCAAGTTTAAAAATCCACATATTTGCACAAACCTTCTTTATGGACGAAAATGG GTCTATTATTGGGTGATCGGAAGCAACTTAATTTTTCGATGCACATGGACCTACAAGCTCTCGGCACATCTTCGGCACAACTATTTGACCGTTTTTACGATAACAGCTTTGGAGATCATGCGGCGGTTCCAGTGGATTTTCTTTCGCGTTGAAAATGAATGGAACAAGATAACGTCAAGCAAGCCAAGTTTGGAACTCTCCGGCAACGAAATCCCAAAGGAGGAAGATAGGCTACTTGGATCTGCCACCCACAACGTGTAA